The Thermocrinis ruber genomic sequence TTCGCCAGAAAGTTGGGGGCTTTCTCCCTTTTTGATTGGCACACAAACAGATCGCAGTATACTCGCCCTAAGGTCCGACTGGACGCTGAGCCTTATGAGATTTTTAAACAGCCTGCGGGAGGTTCAACTGCCTTTGCGGGTCTTCTACTGGGGTCCGGTATTTTCTCCAAAGGAGATGGAAAGGTTTCAGATGGGCATAGAGCTCATAGGGGTGCCCTTTCCGGAAGGAGAGTATGAAGTAATAAAAAGGCTGGTGGAGTACTTAAAAGCTATGGGTCTGGAGGAGCTTTCGGTGATCTTGGGGCACACTCAAATAGTTAAAGGACTGTGCAAAGACAAATATGCCAAAGAAAGGCTAAGGAAGAAGAACTTCTACGGACTAAAAGAAGAAGACCCATTATACCACCTTCTAAGGGCTTACGGTGGGGAGGAGGTCCTTGAGGAGTTTTCTGAGAGGTTTAAGGAATATTCTTCCCAATGCGAAGAGTTAAGGCATCTTGGAAGTCTTCTCAGAGAAGCAGGTGTAAAGGTGCTTTATGACCTTTCGGAGATTAGGCTTCAAGAATATTACACGGGCATAGTTTTTGAAGTCTTCCATCCAGAGGTTGGCTATCCCATTGCGGGGGGTGGGCGGTACGATGAGTTGTTTCTCAGTTCCAAAGCGGTGGGTGGTGCGGTATATTTGGATCTTCTACTGGAAGTTTTATAATCTTTCTGATGTTCTTGGACTTTGAAAAGGAACTGGTGGAGCTTCACCAAAAGATAAGTCAGTTAAAAAGGCTCTATCAGCTGGGAGAGAAGGAAAAGGAAAAGGAGCTCAGAAGATTGCAGAGGGAGTTTAGGAAAAAGGCAAAGGAGATATACTCCAAGCTTGACCCTTGGGAAAGGGTGCAGTTGGCAAGGCATCCCCAAAGACCCCACACCATAGACTACATAGGACTGATCTTTAAGGACTTTATAGAACTTCACGGAGACAGGAGGTTTGGAGACGATAAGGCTATAGTTGCAGGCTTTGGTTATTTAGATGACTTGCCCATTGCCATCATAGGCCACGAAAAGGGCAGAACTACCAAAGAAAAAATGGAGAGAAACTTTGGCATGCCGCACCCAGAAGGCTACCGAAAGGCAATAAGGGTGGCAAAGCTGGCAGAACACTACTGCCTGCCGGTGATTACCTTTGTGGATACGCCCGGGGCTTACCCAGGCATAGGGGCTGAGGAGAGGGGACAGTCTGAAGCAATAGCAGAAAGTCTATACACCTTTGGATACCTGAAGGTGCCGGTGATCGCGGTGGTTATAGGAGAGGGTGGCTCTGGTGGTGCCTTGGCTCTGGGGGTAGCAAATGTGGTTCTAATGCTTCAAAACTCCATATACTCAGTTATATCTCCCGAGGGCTGTGCGGCTATCCTGTGGAAAGACCAATCAAAGGTAAAGGATGCGTCAAGGGCTCTAAAGCTGACTGCCAAAGACCTGCTGGAGCTAAAGGTCATAGACGCTATAGTTCCTGAGCCCCTTGGCTCCGCCCACTGGGATCCTGTCCGTACCGCAAGGGTTTTAAAACGATGCATAAAAAAACACCTTAAACCTCTGCTAACCATGAACTCTCAAGAGCTTGTAAATCAACGCATAAAGAAGTTTGAAAAGATGGGCTTTTTTATAGAAAGATGAAAAATCTAATCATCCACGGACACTTTTACCAACCCTTTAGGGAAAATCCCTACTTGGAAGAGATCCCCTTGGAAGAGGGTGCCCATCCCTTTGAAGACTGGAACGAGAGAATATACAGAGAATGCTATTTACCCGTAGCCTATGCCCACTATAGAGAAGATGGCACAACCAAAGACATCATCAACGGCTACAAGCATCTCAGTTTTAACATGGGATGGACCTTAACCCATTGGTTGGAAAAAAAGCATCCCGAGCTTTTGGAAAAGGTAAAGGAAGGAAGAGAACACACCCTGGCAAGCACCTTTAACCACACCATCCTTCCACTGGACCCTTTGGAGGACAGAGAAGTTCAGATAGTTTGGGGTATAAGGGCTTACGAAAGGTTCTTTGGTAGAAAGCCTTTGGGTTTTTGGCTTCCTGAGTTGGCGGTGGATTATGAAACCTTAA encodes the following:
- a CDS encoding ATP phosphoribosyltransferase regulatory subunit, with the protein product MARQIPEGERFFNFEDAQKLKKSFLLACELFEDYQFVQLPTLEVYSPESWGLSPFLIGTQTDRSILALRSDWTLSLMRFLNSLREVQLPLRVFYWGPVFSPKEMERFQMGIELIGVPFPEGEYEVIKRLVEYLKAMGLEELSVILGHTQIVKGLCKDKYAKERLRKKNFYGLKEEDPLYHLLRAYGGEEVLEEFSERFKEYSSQCEELRHLGSLLREAGVKVLYDLSEIRLQEYYTGIVFEVFHPEVGYPIAGGGRYDELFLSSKAVGGAVYLDLLLEVL
- a CDS encoding acetyl-CoA carboxylase carboxyltransferase subunit alpha translates to MFLDFEKELVELHQKISQLKRLYQLGEKEKEKELRRLQREFRKKAKEIYSKLDPWERVQLARHPQRPHTIDYIGLIFKDFIELHGDRRFGDDKAIVAGFGYLDDLPIAIIGHEKGRTTKEKMERNFGMPHPEGYRKAIRVAKLAEHYCLPVITFVDTPGAYPGIGAEERGQSEAIAESLYTFGYLKVPVIAVVIGEGGSGGALALGVANVVLMLQNSIYSVISPEGCAAILWKDQSKVKDASRALKLTAKDLLELKVIDAIVPEPLGSAHWDPVRTARVLKRCIKKHLKPLLTMNSQELVNQRIKKFEKMGFFIER